One genomic segment of Rivularia sp. PCC 7116 includes these proteins:
- a CDS encoding DUF3365 domain-containing protein: protein MKIGTKVTLTLIFVFAIGILISGLSLSNVLDKKAQNEINGKALALMEMNNSVRNYTNERVQPLLLPKAESQERFIPESIPAFSVREIFEYFRNNPEYASFLFKDAMLDPTNLRDKADDFEVKIINQFRNQPNKNTLSGFRNISGANLYYTARPFQFENESCLRCHSTPEKAPKSQIATYGRENGFGWKLNEIIGTQIVYVPAEKILTSSYNSFVLITGIVVVIFAVVVLLMNLLLKTTVLQRIKRISKVAEEVSVGNMDANFGRQKKDEIGDLAEAFDRMKYSLEIAMNMLNKKRNKD from the coding sequence ATGAAAATCGGAACTAAAGTTACTTTAACTCTAATATTTGTCTTTGCTATTGGTATTTTAATTAGTGGACTTTCGCTATCGAATGTATTAGATAAAAAAGCTCAAAATGAGATCAATGGCAAAGCTTTAGCGCTAATGGAAATGAATAATTCCGTGAGAAACTATACCAATGAGCGAGTACAGCCCTTATTGTTACCAAAAGCGGAAAGCCAAGAAAGATTTATTCCAGAATCAATACCAGCTTTTTCAGTTAGAGAAATCTTTGAATATTTTCGTAATAATCCAGAATACGCCAGTTTTTTATTCAAAGATGCAATGTTAGACCCTACTAATTTACGAGATAAAGCTGATGATTTTGAAGTTAAAATTATCAATCAATTTCGTAACCAGCCGAATAAGAATACTTTATCTGGTTTTCGCAACATTTCAGGCGCAAATCTTTATTATACTGCCAGACCTTTTCAGTTTGAAAACGAAAGTTGTTTGCGATGTCATAGTACTCCTGAAAAAGCTCCTAAAAGTCAGATAGCGACTTATGGAAGAGAGAATGGTTTTGGATGGAAGTTAAATGAAATTATTGGGACTCAAATAGTTTATGTGCCCGCTGAAAAAATTCTTACAAGTTCTTATAACTCATTTGTTTTAATTACAGGAATTGTGGTGGTAATTTTTGCAGTAGTAGTTTTGCTCATGAATCTGTTGCTGAAAACAACTGTATTACAGCGAATTAAGAGAATTTCTAAGGTTGCTGAAGAAGTTAGCGTTGGCAATATGGATGCTAATTTTGGCAGACAAAAGAAAGATGAAATTGGCGATTTAGCCGAAGCTTTTGACAGGATGAAATATAGCTTAGAGATTGCAATGAACATGTTAAATAAAAAAAGAAATAAAGATTAG
- a CDS encoding DUF3365 domain-containing protein: MKIGTKVTFSLIIVFIIGILISGFALSSVLENKAEREIDGKAEALMAMNNSIRTYTNDKVQPLLLPKLLTQEEFIPEAIPTYAVRETFDFFRKSSEFANFFYKDAALNPTNLRDKADSFETKIVNRFRQEPKTKSISGFRTMSGTKLYYTAKPFQIKNESCLRCHTTLDKAPKSQINTYGTENGYGWKLNEIVAAQIVYVPAERIMRNARSSFVTVISVVAMIFAAVIVIMNLLLKRTVLQRIRKIATVAEQVSVGNMDASFGKQNKDEIGDLAEAFNRMKYSLEIAMNMLNKKNKSD, encoded by the coding sequence ATGAAAATCGGAACAAAAGTCACCTTCAGTCTGATAATTGTCTTTATCATTGGTATCTTAATTAGTGGGTTTGCTCTATCAAGCGTATTAGAAAACAAAGCTGAAAGGGAGATTGATGGTAAAGCTGAAGCTTTGATGGCAATGAATAATTCAATTAGGACTTATACAAACGATAAAGTACAGCCTTTATTGTTACCTAAACTACTAACTCAAGAAGAGTTTATTCCCGAAGCTATACCAACTTATGCTGTGAGGGAAACCTTTGACTTTTTTCGTAAAAGTTCGGAATTTGCCAACTTTTTCTATAAAGACGCGGCATTAAATCCTACTAATTTGCGGGATAAAGCCGATAGTTTTGAAACTAAAATCGTTAATAGATTTCGACAAGAGCCAAAAACAAAATCTATATCTGGTTTTCGCACCATGTCTGGAACAAAACTGTATTACACCGCGAAACCTTTCCAAATAAAAAATGAAAGTTGTCTTCGATGTCATACAACATTAGATAAAGCACCAAAAAGTCAAATAAACACTTATGGTACAGAGAATGGTTACGGATGGAAATTAAATGAAATTGTAGCCGCTCAAATTGTTTATGTACCTGCCGAAAGAATTATGCGTAATGCTCGTAGCTCTTTTGTTACAGTTATTTCGGTTGTAGCTATGATTTTTGCTGCTGTAATTGTCATAATGAATCTGTTATTAAAGAGAACTGTGCTTCAGCGAATCAGAAAAATTGCCACAGTCGCCGAACAAGTTAGCGTTGGTAATATGGATGCTAGTTTTGGCAAGCAAAATAAAGATGAAATTGGCGATTTAGCTGAAGCTTTTAACCGGATGAAATACAGTTTAGAAATTGCTATGAACATGTTGAATAAGAAGAATAAATCGGATTAG